The following proteins come from a genomic window of Candidatus Paceibacterota bacterium:
- a CDS encoding tyrosine-type recombinase/integrase, which translates to MAYVWKHPNSPYWTAGFRDEQNRWVKKSTKLRNRTKALALAIEWERVSSLAREGVLTEAVCREVIGGILERVTGEKLREATLREFCAEWLRGKTRSRQDATSVRYGATVKRFCDFLGAKADLPIAGITPRDCQRFYDHLAGESLAPATLVVEMKTIISLFNHARRLGLITTNPATAVELPERIKQVKRQTFTAEQVQLLIDAAKPEWKTAILLGYYGGLRLGDAVALPWSAVSFTGNKLVVETHKTGETLEIPMHPTLEAHLTRLAGDETGAVCPTLAAVPVGGRSGLSKQFLAVMREAGIGNNAVDTGGQRKLSRLSFHALRASFNSTLHNKGVDQELRRKLTGHKSDSVNDRYTQTQMQTLREAVNKLPALKA; encoded by the coding sequence ATGGCATACGTCTGGAAACATCCGAATAGCCCTTACTGGACTGCAGGCTTTCGCGATGAACAAAACCGTTGGGTGAAGAAGTCCACGAAGCTGCGCAATCGCACAAAGGCGTTGGCCCTGGCGATTGAATGGGAGCGCGTCTCGAGCCTGGCCCGCGAAGGCGTGTTGACTGAAGCGGTGTGCCGGGAAGTAATCGGCGGCATCCTGGAGCGCGTCACAGGCGAGAAGCTGCGCGAGGCCACACTGCGCGAGTTCTGCGCGGAATGGCTGCGTGGCAAGACACGCTCACGGCAGGATGCCACCAGCGTTCGCTACGGGGCCACTGTAAAGCGCTTCTGCGACTTCCTGGGCGCCAAGGCGGACTTGCCCATAGCGGGGATAACACCTCGCGACTGCCAGAGGTTCTATGACCATCTGGCCGGGGAGAGCCTCGCCCCGGCGACCCTGGTGGTTGAGATGAAAACAATCATCAGCCTTTTCAACCATGCCCGACGCCTCGGATTGATCACGACAAACCCGGCGACCGCAGTTGAATTGCCCGAGCGCATTAAGCAGGTCAAGCGGCAGACATTCACGGCAGAGCAGGTGCAGTTACTCATTGACGCAGCCAAGCCCGAATGGAAGACGGCAATCCTGCTTGGCTACTATGGTGGGCTGCGGTTGGGTGACGCAGTGGCGTTGCCTTGGTCTGCTGTTTCGTTCACCGGCAACAAGTTGGTGGTTGAAACGCACAAGACCGGCGAGACGCTGGAAATCCCCATGCATCCCACACTTGAAGCGCATCTAACCAGGTTGGCGGGCGATGAGACGGGCGCCGTCTGCCCCACGCTGGCGGCGGTGCCCGTCGGCGGGCGCAGCGGCCTCTCAAAGCAATTCCTCGCGGTCATGCGCGAGGCGGGCATCGGCAACAACGCGGTGGACACGGGCGGGCAGCGGAAGCTGTCGCGGCTGTCTTTCCATGCGCTGCGGGCCTCGTTCAACTCCACCTTGCACAACAAGGGCGTGGACCAGGAATTGAGGCGCAAGCTCACCGGCCATAAGAGCGACAGTGTGAACGATCGTTACACCCAAACCCAAATGCAAACGTTGCGCGAGGCCGTGAACAAGCTGCCAGCCCTCAAAGCATGA
- a CDS encoding DnaB-like helicase C-terminal domain-containing protein, whose amino-acid sequence MNDALPPHSELAEWSLVACGLEKPALLPAVLPEVFYCEAARRVLVRAQQLHAEGVVERDLQIVVQMELSRVAPELFTRTMQALNDLPSPEPWTVYRDEVEALAEQRAALALAADIGQRAAAGRFDPATLAERVKAIARPRAETFNIGDAVRDAVERIEGSYDNPEADYGVRSGLSGLDRITRGWRPGELVIVGARPSTGKTTFALNCVAQAVLRGNVPSVFYSLEMPTGQLMRSLVMSEAHIDRDAFRQQRLVQGDFDRLARAAALLRKCSLIVRDNLRDVENVTADLARQFQDTRKPGLVIVDYLQILGSRAAAAEKRYAQVGAVSRALKLLAMQFRVPVLALAQLSREVDRTEREPVLADLRESGSLEQDADMVLFLHPIEARVGFKPTPTRCIVAKNRVGPLGSVLLSFRQTQGRFYEAAPDHAA is encoded by the coding sequence GTGAACGACGCCCTGCCCCCCCACAGTGAGCTGGCTGAGTGGTCCCTTGTCGCTTGCGGCTTGGAGAAGCCCGCGCTCCTGCCTGCCGTTCTGCCGGAAGTCTTTTACTGCGAGGCTGCACGCCGCGTGCTGGTCCGCGCGCAGCAGCTCCACGCCGAGGGCGTGGTCGAGCGCGATCTGCAAATCGTTGTCCAGATGGAACTCTCACGGGTAGCGCCGGAGCTATTCACGCGCACCATGCAAGCCTTGAACGACTTGCCCAGCCCGGAGCCGTGGACGGTTTACCGGGATGAAGTCGAAGCGCTGGCCGAGCAACGCGCCGCTTTGGCACTGGCCGCAGACATTGGCCAACGGGCAGCAGCAGGACGGTTCGACCCGGCGACACTGGCCGAGCGCGTCAAAGCTATTGCCCGCCCGCGTGCCGAGACGTTCAACATCGGGGACGCCGTGCGGGATGCGGTTGAACGGATAGAAGGGAGCTACGATAACCCGGAAGCGGATTATGGTGTCCGCAGTGGGTTGTCGGGGCTTGACCGCATTACCCGAGGCTGGAGGCCCGGCGAGCTTGTGATTGTTGGTGCTCGGCCAAGCACGGGCAAGACCACGTTCGCCTTGAACTGTGTCGCCCAGGCTGTGCTGCGCGGGAACGTGCCCAGCGTGTTCTACTCGCTGGAAATGCCCACGGGCCAGCTCATGCGGTCGTTGGTCATGTCCGAGGCCCACATCGACCGCGACGCTTTCCGCCAGCAAAGGCTTGTTCAGGGTGACTTCGACCGGCTAGCCCGCGCAGCCGCATTGCTGAGGAAATGCAGTTTGATCGTGCGTGACAACTTGCGGGATGTGGAAAACGTCACCGCCGATTTGGCGCGGCAGTTCCAAGACACCAGGAAGCCCGGTCTGGTGATCGTGGACTATCTGCAAATTCTGGGCTCCCGCGCCGCTGCCGCTGAAAAAAGATACGCTCAGGTTGGCGCCGTCTCTCGCGCCCTCAAATTGCTGGCGATGCAGTTCCGTGTTCCCGTGCTGGCGCTGGCGCAGCTCTCCCGCGAAGTGGACAGAACCGAGCGCGAGCCGGTCCTGGCCGACTTGCGGGAAAGCGGGAGCTTGGAACAGGACGCCGACATGGTGCTATTTCTGCATCCCATCGAGGCCCGCGTAGGCTTCAAGCCCACCCCGACGCGCTGCATCGTCGCGAAGAACCGCGTCGGCCCGCTGGGCAGCGTGCTGTTGTCCTTTCGGCAGACGCAGGGGCGCTTTTACGAGGCCGCACCAGATCATGCTGCCTAA
- a CDS encoding choice-of-anchor R domain-containing protein, whose translation MRTSVTILCLTLCASEAGTLLDYTPPANPLNIPAISPGVPVSYASALTVGAQDVEVSSVSLYLDGLYPMAYSFSAYILSDSDNLPAALLGASERSFAPGELAGQGLAPYDFPLLSPILLSANGTYWVGFGTPSAGYPPYIGFAGSLEWFTGYGVSPSLTIAADGYPLDGNWSPNASDVMTLVYTLQGSVIPEANLASLLLLGLLLVSPKNRFRLKRAKGLARSQSFAPPGAPQDALRDSRCREQKSL comes from the coding sequence ATGAGAACCTCGGTGACAATTCTCTGCCTTACCCTCTGCGCTTCGGAAGCGGGAACCCTCCTTGACTACACGCCGCCCGCCAATCCTCTCAACATCCCGGCTATTAGCCCAGGCGTTCCCGTGTCTTACGCGAGCGCCCTTACAGTTGGCGCACAGGACGTCGAGGTGTCATCGGTCAGCCTCTATTTGGATGGCCTGTATCCGATGGCCTATAGCTTCAGCGCCTACATTCTCTCGGACTCAGACAATCTTCCGGCCGCTTTGCTCGGCGCCTCCGAGAGATCTTTCGCGCCAGGAGAGTTAGCTGGGCAGGGGCTCGCGCCCTACGATTTCCCCCTCCTAAGCCCCATTCTCCTATCCGCCAACGGAACGTACTGGGTGGGTTTCGGGACGCCTTCGGCTGGCTACCCGCCCTACATCGGTTTCGCGGGTTCCCTTGAGTGGTTTACGGGCTACGGAGTCTCACCCTCCCTCACCATCGCAGCGGACGGCTACCCCCTCGACGGCAATTGGTCGCCAAACGCTTCGGACGTCATGACCTTGGTTTACACGCTACAGGGGAGCGTAATCCCAGAGGCAAACCTGGCGAGCCTGCTTCTGCTGGGCCTCCTGCTAGTCTCCCCCAAGAACCGCTTCAGACTGAAGCGAGCCAAGGGGCTTGCTCGTTCTCAGAGCTTTGCACCACCAGGGGCACCACAAGATGCGCTGCGCGATTCTCGTTGTAGGGAGCAGAAGTCGCTGTGA
- a CDS encoding PEP-CTERM sorting domain-containing protein (PEP-CTERM proteins occur, often in large numbers, in the proteomes of bacteria that also encode an exosortase, a predicted intramembrane cysteine proteinase. The presence of a PEP-CTERM domain at a protein's C-terminus predicts cleavage within the sorting domain, followed by covalent anchoring to some some component of the (usually Gram-negative) cell surface. Many PEP-CTERM proteins exhibit an unusual sequence composition that includes large numbers of potential glycosylation sites. Expression of one such protein has been shown restore the ability of a bacterium to form floc, a type of biofilm.), producing the protein MHAASFTGLGTLGGSYSMAFGVSADGSVVVGRSTTPYVNGDQAFVWTAAGGMVGLGSPPVTWPITGPNSDARGVSGDGRVVVGMAQGAQGNAEAYMWSSASGWQPLGSVVTGGDVQPAYSASYDGSVVVGMSSGSPFRWTASTGLRYLSGSLGSANAITPDGSVIVGRIGTSEAFRWTQAGGTVRLGDLPGGSFNSIANAVSRDGSVICGSSSSAPSSTEAFRWTESGGMVGLGDLPGGDFESSAYGVSGDGRTVVGMSYTDNGPEAFVWDELNGMEELANVLTDRYGLDLSGWSLDYARAISDDGSTIVGFGVNPSGRGEAWVVVIPEPTALALVGLGAAVLLIARRRRQAGLQFPRQKRGVERHGASPCS; encoded by the coding sequence GTGCATGCGGCTTCATTCACCGGCCTTGGAACGCTGGGCGGCAGCTACAGCATGGCTTTTGGGGTTTCGGCTGATGGCAGCGTGGTCGTTGGGCGCAGCACGACACCCTACGTCAACGGCGACCAGGCGTTTGTGTGGACCGCCGCTGGCGGAATGGTCGGCTTGGGCAGTCCGCCGGTTACTTGGCCCATCACCGGGCCGAACAGCGACGCAAGGGGAGTCTCTGGGGACGGTCGGGTCGTGGTGGGCATGGCCCAGGGTGCGCAGGGTAATGCGGAGGCTTATATGTGGTCATCCGCCTCGGGGTGGCAGCCATTGGGAAGCGTTGTGACCGGGGGCGATGTTCAGCCGGCTTACAGTGCGTCGTATGACGGCTCGGTCGTAGTCGGCATGTCGAGCGGATCACCATTTCGCTGGACTGCGTCCACCGGCCTTCGATACCTCTCAGGCAGCCTCGGAAGCGCGAACGCCATCACGCCTGACGGCTCTGTGATCGTTGGCAGAATAGGAACCTCGGAGGCGTTTCGGTGGACTCAAGCGGGAGGAACGGTTCGGCTGGGGGATTTGCCGGGTGGATCCTTCAACAGCATCGCAAATGCAGTCTCCCGCGACGGCAGTGTGATCTGCGGGAGCAGCAGCAGCGCACCGAGCAGCACCGAAGCCTTTCGCTGGACTGAATCCGGTGGCATGGTGGGGCTGGGGGACCTCCCCGGAGGTGACTTCGAGAGCAGCGCCTACGGCGTTTCTGGCGATGGTAGAACGGTTGTCGGGATGAGCTACACGGACAACGGACCAGAGGCCTTTGTCTGGGATGAACTCAACGGAATGGAGGAGTTGGCCAACGTTCTTACAGACAGGTACGGGCTGGACCTTTCTGGGTGGTCTTTGGATTACGCTAGGGCTATCTCCGACGACGGTTCGACAATCGTTGGCTTTGGCGTTAACCCTAGTGGCCGAGGGGAAGCATGGGTCGTGGTGATACCTGAGCCAACGGCATTAGCGCTTGTCGGCCTTGGAGCTGCCGTTCTGCTGATTGCTCGTCGGCGCAGACAAGCGGGCCTGCAATTTCCCCGGCAGAAGCGCGGGGTTGAGCGACACGGCGCATCACCGTGCAGCTAA
- a CDS encoding ComEC/Rec2 family competence protein, translated as MKRPLVGVTLVYAGGLLLAECCQPPLALLFAISLGLAGAALFLDRARPCLLWALLFFTGWTNLVCRTTSVSPHDLRLTQGKTAQLVTVRGRLRETPGHRIYVRDDKETVRSIAQIRVSHLLCRCADWRAACGEVLVITPARLPEDIFAGRLVEVAGVLAPPPTPVAEGLFDYGAYLRRQGVHYLLNASTTNDWRLLDARSFRPLGDRFVEWARTTLRRGLPEEDEALRLIWAMTLGWKPALTNEVYEPFMRSGTMDVFFFH; from the coding sequence ATGAAACGACCCTTGGTTGGAGTGACATTGGTCTATGCAGGCGGACTGCTGCTCGCAGAGTGTTGCCAACCGCCTCTCGCCCTCCTTTTCGCGATCTCATTAGGTCTGGCAGGAGCGGCATTGTTCCTCGATCGAGCGCGGCCCTGCCTCCTCTGGGCGCTGCTGTTTTTCACGGGGTGGACAAACCTGGTCTGCCGCACGACTTCCGTTTCGCCGCACGACCTGAGGCTGACGCAGGGGAAGACGGCGCAGTTGGTCACCGTGCGCGGCAGGCTCCGCGAGACGCCCGGACACCGGATCTACGTCCGGGACGATAAGGAAACCGTGCGGTCCATTGCGCAAATCCGGGTCAGCCATCTACTCTGTCGCTGCGCCGACTGGCGAGCGGCATGCGGCGAGGTCCTTGTCATCACACCGGCGCGGCTGCCGGAGGATATCTTTGCAGGCAGGCTGGTGGAGGTTGCCGGGGTCCTGGCGCCACCGCCGACCCCTGTCGCCGAGGGCTTGTTCGATTACGGCGCATACTTGCGGCGACAAGGCGTTCACTATCTGCTCAACGCCTCTACGACTAATGATTGGCGCCTGCTGGACGCCAGATCATTTCGGCCGCTGGGAGATCGATTCGTGGAGTGGGCGCGCACGACGCTGAGGCGGGGCTTGCCGGAGGAAGACGAAGCTCTGCGTCTGATCTGGGCGATGACACTTGGTTGGAAGCCGGCGTTAACCAATGAGGTATATGAGCCATTTATGCGCTCCGGCACTATGGACGTGTTCTTTTTTCACTAA
- a CDS encoding MT-A70 family methyltransferase, with the protein MTASEDLIKSIDGKFRTILIDPPWRFQNRTGKMAPEHKRLMRYGTMSIEDIKSLPVSRFADEKCHLYLWVPNALLQWGLDCMSAWGFQYKTNLIWYKIRKDGGPDGRGVGFYFRNVTEIVLFGVKGKANRTLKPGRTMVNLFSTRKTGHSRKPDVLYSIIEKCSAGPYLELFARKRHPKWTIWGNEAPQ; encoded by the coding sequence ATGACGGCATCAGAAGATTTGATAAAGAGCATTGACGGAAAATTCCGAACCATTCTCATTGACCCACCTTGGAGGTTTCAGAACCGAACGGGGAAGATGGCCCCCGAACACAAACGGCTTATGAGGTATGGCACGATGTCCATTGAAGACATTAAATCGTTGCCGGTCTCACGTTTTGCCGATGAAAAGTGCCACCTTTATCTATGGGTGCCCAATGCCCTTTTGCAGTGGGGCCTTGATTGCATGTCGGCTTGGGGGTTTCAATACAAGACAAACTTGATTTGGTATAAAATCCGTAAGGATGGTGGCCCCGATGGCAGAGGGGTGGGGTTCTACTTTCGGAACGTGACCGAAATCGTTTTGTTTGGTGTGAAGGGAAAAGCCAACAGAACCCTAAAGCCAGGTCGAACAATGGTGAATCTGTTTTCCACAAGGAAGACCGGTCACTCCCGAAAGCCAGACGTGCTCTACAGCATCATTGAGAAGTGCAGTGCTGGCCCATACCTTGAGCTTTTTGCCAGAAAACGGCACCCAAAGTGGACGATATGGGGCAATGAGGCCCCCCAATAG
- a CDS encoding recombinase family protein, with translation MKTSNSEKKAGTRTAYSYIRWSSSKQSLGDSKRRQIEAGKKWCRKNGVIHSDETFFDPAKSGFKGENLADGGELKRFKDLVDNGTIKAGSILLCENFDRISRLKPIKSYSLFLELINAGIGIVFTLSYDQRVIDSDLLEKETGLLQMILGECIRAHAESARKSRLVSEAKQETRSRILKGEVIRHNNVPKYFTWNKDTKSYEHNDKTPLIKDLVADYLNGHSLYSIAGELNRKGVKSMKTQGKWSPRSIKSILTNRVLLGEYMGNKSFFEPIIKQDEFNRLQVLLEQNTHDRGKAADLVNIFKGIVFCKCGKRMNVLSQSTDYRTKKKWKKVYRYIRCCSVAQGQPCEHKFCVPLNQIELEFFVKCLLADPRTLLGNGETDDTKKLRSLVTKHQARINALTDQIKRLVDLSESMPMPELKAKLSRLNTERDAVKAMLDHVNMDLLKTETTPTDFLDVRKIVLASDKSMGKWIDAHTYQFSPQESAFDDMAKKVQSLLQTDNSLRLKLRTILPRVIGKIVVDSVDNRFEVFNHGGKCLYTSMLLA, from the coding sequence ATGAAAACAAGCAATTCTGAAAAGAAAGCCGGAACACGGACAGCATATTCTTACATCCGGTGGAGCAGTTCCAAACAATCTTTGGGTGACTCCAAACGGAGACAGATAGAGGCCGGTAAGAAGTGGTGCCGGAAAAACGGAGTCATTCATTCAGACGAAACATTCTTTGACCCAGCCAAGAGTGGCTTCAAGGGTGAGAACCTTGCCGATGGTGGTGAGCTCAAACGATTCAAAGACCTTGTTGACAATGGAACAATCAAGGCCGGCTCAATCCTGCTCTGTGAGAATTTTGATAGAATTTCCCGTCTAAAACCCATCAAGTCATATTCCCTTTTCCTTGAGCTAATCAATGCCGGTATCGGCATCGTGTTCACCCTCTCCTATGACCAAAGAGTTATTGATTCAGATTTGCTGGAAAAGGAGACCGGTCTGCTTCAAATGATTTTGGGTGAGTGTATCCGTGCTCATGCTGAATCGGCTAGGAAGTCAAGGCTGGTGAGTGAAGCCAAACAAGAAACACGTTCCCGAATCCTCAAGGGTGAAGTTATCAGACACAACAACGTGCCGAAATACTTCACATGGAACAAGGACACCAAGAGCTATGAACACAACGACAAGACACCCTTGATTAAAGACCTTGTTGCCGACTACTTGAACGGCCATTCCCTTTACAGCATTGCCGGTGAGCTAAACCGAAAAGGTGTGAAGTCAATGAAGACCCAAGGCAAGTGGTCCCCCCGTTCCATCAAGAGCATTCTAACCAATAGGGTGCTGCTTGGTGAATACATGGGCAACAAGTCATTCTTTGAACCCATCATCAAACAAGACGAGTTTAATCGGCTCCAAGTGCTCTTGGAACAAAACACCCACGACCGAGGCAAGGCTGCTGACCTTGTGAACATCTTCAAGGGTATTGTGTTCTGTAAGTGTGGTAAGAGAATGAATGTGCTTAGCCAGTCAACCGATTACAGAACCAAGAAGAAATGGAAGAAGGTTTACCGATACATTAGGTGCTGCTCCGTTGCTCAAGGCCAACCATGTGAACACAAGTTCTGTGTTCCACTAAATCAGATTGAACTGGAATTCTTTGTGAAGTGCTTGCTTGCTGACCCCCGAACACTGCTCGGCAATGGTGAGACAGACGACACAAAGAAGCTCCGTAGCCTTGTCACCAAACATCAAGCCAGAATCAATGCCCTTACAGACCAAATAAAACGGCTGGTTGACTTGTCAGAATCCATGCCCATGCCAGAGCTAAAGGCCAAACTCTCACGGCTGAACACGGAGAGGGATGCTGTAAAGGCCATGCTGGACCACGTGAACATGGACCTGCTCAAGACAGAGACAACCCCCACCGATTTCCTTGACGTGAGGAAGATTGTGCTGGCCTCTGATAAATCAATGGGAAAGTGGATTGATGCCCACACCTATCAGTTCTCACCACAAGAATCGGCATTTGATGACATGGCTAAAAAGGTTCAGTCATTGCTACAGACGGACAACTCCTTACGATTGAAGCTCAGAACCATTCTGCCAAGGGTTATCGGCAAGATTGTTGTGGATAGTGTGGACAATCGGTTCGAGGTATTCAATCACGGAGGCAAATGCCTCTACACGTCAATGCTGTTGGCTTAA
- a CDS encoding ComEC/Rec2 family competence protein, whose product MHIFAISGLHIALIAGILVALLRVVQVPRIWCGWGIIPLIWFYTAATGWQPSAIRSTVMMTIIIGGWALKRPSDLVNSLAAAAFVILLWDPQQVFGASFQLSFFVVLSIALLVPPFEAARDRLLKTDPLLPADLEPPWRRCSKTPLRWLTTSLAVSLAAWLGSLPLTAYYFHLASPVTLPANLCIVPLSTLALAANLGSLICGFWLPWVAELFNHSGWLWMRWMVNASNWATLFPGTYWYVQGPSVLGISAYYLALIGALLSRLLPAKQRGWILAGAAGLLGFYFWHREAARPPVSLTVIPVNGGMATYFHAQAKRDSWLMDCGVTNSVEFITKPFLRARGINRLPNLILTHGDLRHIGGAGLVAEMFRAHHILVSPVRFRSPTYRQLTQEFAQVPEWVQRVSSDDRIGSWTVLHPAPDDRFSQADDSTLVLSNSIHGSRVLLLSDLGRAGQNALVERSPDLRADIVVTGLPTQGEPLGETLLDAIQPSLIVVADSEFPASERAGAKLKERLAQRNTPVIYTRSAGAATIEFHKSGWKARAMNGVQFTAGSPAPKPDATPARTESEVAEADSLR is encoded by the coding sequence ATGCACATTTTTGCCATCAGCGGCCTCCACATCGCACTGATCGCGGGAATCCTGGTGGCTTTGCTGCGCGTGGTTCAGGTGCCGCGGATTTGGTGCGGATGGGGCATCATCCCATTGATCTGGTTCTACACCGCGGCAACCGGCTGGCAGCCTTCAGCCATCCGGTCGACGGTGATGATGACTATAATCATCGGCGGCTGGGCGTTGAAGCGGCCTAGCGATCTGGTGAATTCGCTAGCCGCCGCTGCTTTCGTCATTCTGTTGTGGGATCCCCAGCAAGTATTCGGAGCGAGTTTCCAATTATCGTTCTTCGTGGTGCTCAGCATTGCACTGCTCGTGCCGCCATTCGAGGCAGCGCGTGACCGCCTTCTCAAAACCGATCCACTCCTGCCGGCAGACCTCGAGCCGCCCTGGCGGCGATGCTCGAAGACTCCACTGCGATGGCTTACCACGTCACTGGCGGTATCTCTCGCTGCCTGGCTGGGGTCGCTGCCCCTGACGGCCTATTACTTTCATTTAGCCAGTCCCGTTACTCTCCCGGCCAACCTGTGCATCGTGCCGTTGAGCACCCTGGCGCTGGCGGCCAATCTCGGCAGCCTGATATGCGGGTTCTGGCTGCCCTGGGTGGCGGAGTTGTTCAACCACAGCGGCTGGTTGTGGATGCGGTGGATGGTCAACGCTAGCAATTGGGCCACACTGTTCCCCGGAACTTACTGGTATGTGCAGGGGCCGTCAGTGCTGGGAATTAGTGCCTATTACCTTGCTTTGATAGGAGCACTGTTGAGCAGACTTCTGCCGGCAAAGCAACGCGGCTGGATACTGGCAGGCGCGGCAGGCTTGCTTGGATTCTACTTCTGGCATCGCGAGGCGGCACGGCCACCCGTCAGCCTGACGGTGATCCCCGTCAACGGCGGAATGGCCACCTATTTCCATGCTCAGGCGAAGCGCGACTCGTGGCTGATGGATTGTGGCGTGACCAATTCCGTCGAGTTCATCACCAAGCCCTTTTTGCGGGCCCGCGGAATCAACCGGCTGCCGAACTTGATTCTGACGCACGGCGACCTGCGTCACATCGGCGGGGCTGGACTCGTCGCGGAGATGTTCCGCGCGCATCACATCCTGGTCAGCCCCGTGCGCTTCCGCTCGCCCACCTACCGGCAACTCACGCAAGAGTTCGCGCAAGTCCCGGAGTGGGTGCAACGGGTCAGCTCCGATGATCGGATTGGTTCGTGGACAGTGCTTCACCCGGCACCTGACGACCGTTTTAGCCAGGCCGACGACAGCACGCTGGTCTTGTCCAACAGCATCCATGGCTCACGGGTGTTGTTGCTTTCCGACCTTGGCCGCGCGGGCCAGAACGCATTGGTAGAAAGAAGCCCCGACCTGCGCGCGGATATTGTCGTCACCGGGCTGCCTACCCAGGGGGAGCCTCTCGGTGAAACACTGCTGGATGCTATACAACCAAGCCTGATTGTCGTTGCCGATTCAGAGTTCCCAGCCTCGGAGAGAGCCGGAGCAAAACTGAAAGAGCGATTGGCGCAGAGGAATACACCGGTGATCTACACGCGTTCGGCCGGGGCGGCTACCATCGAGTTTCACAAGTCAGGATGGAAAGCACGCGCCATGAATGGCGTCCAGTTCACAGCCGGGAGCCCGGCGCCCAAACCAGACGCCACCCCGGCCAGGACAGAGAGCGAGGTCGCAGAGGCCGATTCTCTGCGCTGA